The following nucleotide sequence is from BD1-7 clade bacterium.
TATTCATTTTTCTACTTGTTACAAGGAACCCTGACTTTCAGCATTTTATCTCCGAAGAGATAAAAATCGATAGCCTTTCTAGTTTTGAGCTGGATTTGCGGCTTTCTGCGTTTAGGGACTTTGAGGNCGTCAAAGATATAGCCAATCGCCTTATAAAACTAAGTGCTGGTTCACAAGGTTTGCCGACAATGACATGTCCTCAAACCTTTAATGAGCGCACGTTATCAGGGGTTCTTCCGTTTACCTTTAATGACGCATTTTTGGAAAGCTTCGAGAGTTTATATCTAGATGAAACGGTGTTTCTCAAGCACTTAATAACACTGACGCAATTAGTGGCTAAAAAATGGAGTGGTGACGAGAAGCGCTCATTACGCACGAGCCAATACACACGTAATGTGCCGAATTTAAGTGGCGGCCTGGCCCCCATTCGTATTATTAATACCAAGATTACATTAAGCCAACCTGATACCGAGACTTTGTATGACCGTTTGAGTGATGGCGAGCATCAGTTGATGCAAGTGATTGGCAGCTTGATTATGTTCGCTGATGAGCAGGCACTATTTATATTGGATGAGCCGGAAAGTCACTTCAACCCTGAATGGCGAATGGAGTTTATCGAGTTAATTTCAAGGTATGTCGATGCAAGCAATTTAGACATATTGATCTCTACACATTCGCCTTTTGTTTTGTCGGCGTGTAAGGCTGAACGTGTACTGAATTTTAGCAAAGATGAAAGTGGCCATGTTGAGATCAGCGGTGTGGAAAGCGAAACTTACGGAGCCTCGTTTGATACCTTGCTAACGACAGTGTTCGATCTGGATGTATTAATTTCTAAAAAGCCGTTAGCTGAAATTCAGCATATTTTGTCACAGCACGAAGGTGACCTAATATCTATGGAAGATACGTTAAGAAATCTTGAACAGTACGGCGACTCATTTGAGCTGAATCTCCGCCGTAACCGATTGAGGCGCCAACTTGATAACCATGAAGGGAGCGCAGAATAGATGTTATGGCAGGTAATTAAGCCGCCCGAATCTGGTCTCTATTGGTTGAATGAGGTTCATCAACAATTTTACACTGATCTGTTTGCAGGCAATGAATTCGAAAATTGTTTTGATAATAGATTTAAACCGGTTCTTGCTGGCAGTGCCAAAACCCAAAGCTATTTTCGAGCTGTGTTTGATCAATATACGCAACTTGACGAACTGGAAAAAACTACGTTTGAAGCGGTATATAATAACCATATCACTTATCAGATCTTCTTCTCTGATTCTTCGCTGTCTATAAGTCGTCTGCCTGACCCTGATCCTGATCCTGATAGGTTAACGACTTTGTGGAGTGCCGCAAAAACGTTAGGTGGTTACTTATATTCAACGACAATGGGGTTGGCCTGTTTCACTGATGCTGCTGGTGGTACTCCTTCGATGGATCGACATTACAAAGCGTATAAGGAGCTCAATGGAAATGTTTGTTGTTTCTGCGGCACAGAAGAGATGATGGAGGAAAGGAATGTAAAGTCTGATGATGGTGAGGTTCAATGGCGAGCGTCTTATGATCATTATTTGCCTAAAAAACATTATCCTTTCTTGGCGGTTGATTTTGACAACCTCATTCCGTGTTGCCAAAAGTGCAACGAAAAAGCTAAAGGCGAAAGGGATGTTTTGGAGCAAGGTTCAAATCGCCGGCTCGCTTTCAATCCTTATGTAGATCCGATAGGCGCTTCAGTAGTCGCAAATTATGACCGTGAAGGCATCAACAATGTCATGAGTGTAACAATAGAAGGTACTGGTTGTAGCTTAGAAGAGAAGGCGAATACCTGGAACGACACGTTTGCAGTTCTTAATCGTGTTAACTGTAGGCTAAAAGCATTCGATGCTTCCTGGCTTGCACCAACGTTAAATGGCTGCGCTGATTTCGTTGAAGCTAGAGGGGCCATTCAGCGCGAGATTTCAAGATGTGAAAATTCGGTCAAGCATGAGCGAGAAGCGTATTTTAAAGCACTCTGTTTTGGTGAAGTGGTGACTAAAACAGATGCTCAAATCTCAGACTTATTGCGGACAGTTGATCAGATATATGCTGGTAGAGCTATATCAAGAGGGTGAGATTGCCCCCTTGATGGCACATGATATCGGCTAGGTATAATTCGCCCAAACAGGTTCCCCGAACAGAATACCCTCTCTGCCGAGAATGCCGATATTGTTGGTATCCAATACATGGTGGCGGCATCGTCTAATGTGTTTCAGTAGGTACGCAGCTAGGCATCGTTGAAAATACGGTTTAACGCAGAAGCCACTGCCTTTGCAGATAGGTTGTTTAGATTTAGTGCTTAAAGCAACAAGGCGTGGTAGCCGTTGTCGCATCGTAATGTCGATGCTTTGGATATTTTGGTGTGTCAGACACTTATCTGAGTAATTGAACAGCATGTGAAAGTGCAAGGTGTTATTGAGGCAGCGCTCTTGTATAACAAAGCCTTCGATGCATTGATCACGCTGCTTAAATCTTGGGCCAAACAGCTTACGATTCGTGCTTTTAATCAATTCGTTAGCCGCCGTTCTGCAGTCGATATCTGAAGTGCCTTCGATAAACGTCATGGTGATAAACAGTGCACCGTTCTGCTGGTGTATAAATTCCTCAATGCTATGGCGAAGCTGTTTATTGCGTTTTTCTATGGTTGTTAGTTGAATAGGCATAACTTTCCCCATCAAGTCGCGCGTGCTGCCGTGGTGAGGTGGCGGCCGGGCGACATAAATTTCAGGCAATAAGCGGCTAGGCCCATAACTTGACAGGCTTCGCGGGTGCTTATTGGATTGTGTGTTTTACAAAAGAAAGTCAGGTGCCTGCGCGCGTTAAGAATCTTACACCTGAGTGTTGTTTGGCCGTTTGCGGTTAGATGCTCAGGCCTTGGTAATTATCGGTTCGCCATGAGCTGCTCCTGGTATTCAGTGATTTCGCTTTCAACCCAAAATACACTGCGGCCACCTGGGCGTTTCACCGGCTTGGGGAATGCGCCTTCTTTGATTTGCAATTGGACAGCCGAGTAAGACATTGGGATGCGCTTTTGTACCTCTTCCCAATTTAAAAATACGATGGGATTGCTGGGTGATGTTTCTTGCATGGCAACTTGTGTTGCTTCCATGGTTTGTTCCTTATTGATGTGGGTGTTTGAGTTCATCGAGATAGTTACTCCAAGCCGTCATCATGTCAGTTCGGCCTTTGATGTGGGTGGTACGGTTGTAAGCGCGACCCAGTGAGTCTCTCACTTGATGCGCTAATTGTTGTTCTATCCAGTCGATGGGGAATTGGAGTTCTTCATCGAGCAGAGTGCGGGCGGAAGCTCTGAATCCGTGAGCAGACGCTTTTTCTCCATAGCCAAGTTTTTTTAGCGCAACCGGGAGGGCATTTTCTGACAGTGGTTTTTGCGGCTTGGCAGGTGATGGAAAGACGTATTGTCGCTTGCCCGAATATTGGCGTTGATCTTCCAATATTGCGATCACTTGTGGTGTTAGAGGAACGATGTGGTCTGCGCGCATTTTCATTCGTTCTGCAGGAATCAGCCAACGGCGTTTGATAAAGTCGAACTCTGACCATTTTGCTTTACGTAACTCACCTGGCCGCACGAACACGTGGGGCGCCATACGTAAGGCATTTGCAACTTGTGGGGTACCCCAGTATTCATCGATTTTCTTGAGAAATTGACCGAATTCTTTGGGGCAGGTGATCGCTGCTAAGTGCTTTGGCTTCGGTGTTTTCAGTGCCCCGCGCAGGTCTGTCGTGATATCTCGTTTGACCCGGCCAGTTGCTACGGCATAGCGAAAGATTCGGCTGGCAATGCTGAATACACGTTGTGCAGTTTCTAACGTGCCTCGCGCTTCTATTTTGCGCAGAACTTCGAGGAGTTCAGGCGGTGAAATTTCGTCGATGGGGCGTTTGTTGAAGGCAGTGTCTAGATAGTTTTCTTTCAGCCGGCCGACCTGCAGGCCGTATAGGTCAGACCAGTCATCGAGACTTTTGTGCAACCACTCTAACGATACGTATTGAAATTGATTTTCCTCGCGCGCTTTCTTGTGCATCTTTTGCCGTTTTCTATAGCTTACTGGATCGATACCTTTATCGATTAAACGGCGAGTATCCACTTTGGCTTCTCGAGCTTGTTTCAAACTGACACTTGGAAACTGGCCCAAGCTGATTGAGCGTTCGGCTTGTGAAAAATAGAATTTGTAGCCCCAGCTTTTAGTGCCATTGGGAAAGACGTTGAGATACAGGCTTTCACCAACAAAGTGGCGGTACCTTTTTTCTCTGGGTGACAGGGCTAAAAGTTGTTTGTGTGTTGTCACATCTCACCTCGTATTTATTAATACTAATGGAGCCTTGTTAGGCGAGGAGGTGATGTTACAGATCTTTCTAGCGAACGCTCTTTACGGGGGCGTAAGAGACAAAGATTTGAGAGGTATTGAGGTATGGTGAAAACGAAACCTAGATATGTTTCTCTTCAGATAGGCTTCGTTTTCTATGGGTTTTAGGATGCCAGCTGCTTCACAGCCTCTGTTTTGAGTTGATCAAGGTAGTCAGCCCAGCCTTGCATCATTTCTGTACGTTGTTTGAGATAGGTGGTTCGATTGTAAGCTCGGCCGTTCGCGTCTCTAACCGAATGAGCAAGCTGTTGTTCAATCCATTCGATCCGATAATTGAGCTCTTCATCGAGCAGTGTCCGGGCCATGGCGCGAAAACCATGGACTGACATTTCGGTGTTACCGAATCCCATTCTGCGTAATGCTGATCGCATGGTGTTGTCACTCATTGGTTTTCGAGGGCTAACAAATCCGGGAAAAACATATTGCCGATGGCTGGTTCGTTCGTGTTGTTCGTTCAATATTGCAAGCGCTTGATCGCTAAGTGGCACGATGTGCGGTTGCCGCATCTTCATTTTTTCGGCAGGAATTTCCCATCGTGCTTTCTCGAAGTTAATTTCAGTCCATTCTGCTTGCCGTAGCTCTCCGGGGCGCACGAACACGAGTGGGGCAAGCATTAGGGCATTTCTAACAAAGGGCGTGCCTTCATATTCGTCAATGGCATTAAGAAGATCGGCAACACGTTTTGGGTCGGTGATGGATGCTAGATGTTTTTCGACAGGCCTTTTCAAGGCACCTTTCAGGTCTGGTGTGTAGTCTCGTTCGCAGCGACCGGTGGCTATTCCATAGCGAGAAACTTGACCAATAATATACTTGGCGCGGTGGGCGGTTTCTATAGCACCGCGTTTTTCGATCTTACGCAAGGTGCCTAAAATGTCTGGCGCACTGAGGTTATCGAGCGCCTGCTTGCCTATGAAAGGGCAGATATCTTTTACCAGCAAGCTCTCTATGCGATTTCGGTGGCTGGATGACCAGTTATCTTTTTCCTTTTCAAACCATTCCATAGCGATGTAATCGAAACTATTTTTACCCGCATCATCCTGTAGCTTCTTCATCTTCTGTTTGTGCTGCGATGGGTTGATGCCTTCTTGCAGCATTTGTTTGGCTTCGAAGTGTTTTTCGCGTGCCCGTTTGAGTGTGATCTCTGGGTATAGGCCAATCGTTAAGGTTTGTTCTTTGTTGTTGAACACGTATTTGAAGCGCCAAGATTTGGTTCCAGTCTTGGCGACGTTTAAATAAAGGCCAGCACCATCGGCAATTTTGTAGGCTTTGTCCTGCGGTTTTAGCGCCCGGACTTGTGCATTCGTGAGTTTCACGGAGCTTCCTCGTAGTTGGGGTATCCATTTGGGGTATCGGTGTTCGTAGGCGCCTACTTACCCCCAACGTTACCCCAATTTTTATTCACTTCAAATAGTGCTCCCTGTTTCTTACGGGCATAAAAAAAGCCCCAAGACGTTGAATCTAGGGGCTTTTCTGATGCTCTTCGGTTCTAACTGAACCTCAATGTGGTGGAGTCGGCGGGAATTGAACCCCCGTCTTTATGTAGCTAAGTGCGGAAAAGTGCAGTACATCTGGAAAGCAGCCATTCTAGACCCACGTTAGACCTCGTTGCTGCACTGCTTTGCAGTCAGAATGTAGTCATTATTTGGATGCTCACTCAACTCAAAATCAAGAGAGGGAGCCAGCTATGCAGGAAAGCCTGTCATGTGTGATTTTCTTGCAAGAAAAATTTTGTGGAGAAGTGATATGAAATACGCGTTAAGTGAATTCGATATCAAAGATCATGAGCACGCTGCCCGTATCTTAAAAAAATCTAGTCGAAGAGGCGAAATAGGCTCCGAAGATTGCTCATATATCACGAGTTCATTGATTTCAACAACAATGCGTAATCATCAATTATCTTCCGAACAGAGAAGTAGCTTGGATGACGCAATAGGGGTTCTGTTGGAATTATCTGGTGAAGCTCAGATTTGAGCTAAAAGTAGCCGGAACTGGGAGAGTTGTGCCAGATATCGGCCTCGACATAATGNCGTACTATGCGCAGTTATCATTTAACGAGGTTTAAAAGAATAAACACACGTACTGAAATGAAACACAAAAAACCTAGAGAAAGCGCTTCGCGCAAAATAGCGCAGATCGATAGAACTAGATCTTTCTTGTGAGAAAGATCTATCTGATATGACGTGCGCTCTGCTTACTCACATATCAGATAGATCTAACCCTCCTCAGAAGACACGCCCCAATCAAAATTAACTAGGGAATCAGATTTGTCAGATGCATGACATGTGGCTAAATGGCTGGACAATTCACGTTTAATAACAACTAAGCATTGATTGATAGCACTCAATGAATAACCAAGCCGCTGTATATCTGATTCAGAAAGCTCAAAATAAGAAGATCCTTTTGAAACCCTGAAGCGGTAATCGATATCCGGATAACGACCCATATTCCAGGTAATCTCAATCTCACGCCCTTCAAGATAGTCAGGCTTTGAAGGCTTAGGCCGAACAATAGACTTATCAGATATAACCACCGGATTAACTACAGGGATACCCGAACTGGTCGACTCCTCAGCACCCTTAGATTGACCAGCGTTTGCATAACCTTGATAAACTTGTTTGAGGCCAAAAAACGAGAGAATTGATAAGGAAACCATCAATACAATTCCCCATTTAAGCCATGCGGCAGTCAATATATTGGATCTCTTATCAGACTTTGCTTCAGAAGAATGCTGACCATCACCTTGAGTTTGTGAAACATAGTACTTGTATACCGACTCTTGATAAGAACCAAAACGTTGGTCACTCCTCAACCTTTTAGGTGGATTTGGACCAGATACAGCACCCTGATAAATATCAACTCTGAATCGATTATCCTGCCCGACAGCACTTAGCTTTACGGTTCGATAAGTTGTCTCGATAAGGTTTCGGGCAAATGATGCAATTTGCGTCAGGTCCTGAGTGACTAAAATAACTTCAATGACGTGCCCGTTCGCTGATCTATGGCCATGCTCAGCTAAAAAAGCTTTATCACCATCCCTGGCATTATTCGCCTTAATGCCAGAAGGCCATAATCGCCAAGCTTCATCAAGAATAACAATTGCACCGTGTGGAACATCGTCAAAAAAAGAGGGGTTATCCAAGGCTTGTTGAGTTTCGAAATACGTAGGCAGAACGCCGAACTCCTCAAAAACAACATCATCATTCATTGGAATATTCGATAACACTTCTCGACCAGACTTCAACGCAGGAAGGATAACGTGTTCAACAACCGAGTATGATTTGCCCGACCTTGGTAGTCCGACATAAGCAGAAATTGGCATATAGCTACCCTATTACCGGAATTCGACGCAAGATGAAACGGGCGGTATAAGCACTTACAACAAGTGACAACCCTGCAGGCAACTGGAAAAGTGTTGTGAAATAGAGGATGTCTGAAGAAAGTGAAAAAGCACCTATGTTCTGCAAAAAGCCAGGCACCGGAATCGATTCAAAGACTCCAGCAATTGACGACATAATTTGGTCAGCGAATGAAATAAAGAGCAGTTTGATCTCTTCTATGACCCAATCAATATAACAACCTAAATCGAAAGCTGAACAATCCACCGACACCTCCTATGCACTGGCAAATATTCTAAATGCAGCAATTAAATAAACCACCATCATCAGTGTGCCAAGTACAGGCCTGATATATTCGACAAGATCACAATGTGCATCAGTTGAAACAGTCTTCCCGATCAGTGTTCCACTGAGATCAACTGTAAAAATAGGACATGATCCGCCTTCACTAATGACGCCGCCAACAGCACTAAACGACTGTATGATTGGCGCTTGAGTAATACGGGTATAAAACGACGACATCACTTCATCCAAACTCGTCTTATCATTGATAGTATGCGAAGGAAGTGGGGAAAATTCGAAAGTTGTGTTCTCGATCAGCTGATCGAGTCGTGACTCAACACCAGTTAAATCAACGGGGTCTGATGGCGACTGAACCAGATCCTCACCAGTTGCTTGATCCGTATCGGATAACGTTGTTTCACCGAAAATATCAGGAAAAACGCCTTCCTGAATCTGAAGAGTCGACGGATCGTTAAGCATGATATCCGCTAACGTTTCATCTGCTATTTCTTCGGGCTCAGGAGCTGGCTCTGAAGAAAATATATATGTACGCGTAACCAGATACGATGCGGAGGAATCACCAGACTGATAAATCCATGAAAAATCCTCACTAATAAGCTGCCCGCCTGATAACTGAGACAGAGAATAGACATAGTACTCCCCTCTCCAGTTTGGCCCCGTTTGGCAATCGATAGGCCCTAATGCGGTAGTTACCCCGCCATCCGTATCGCGAGGAAGTGGCAGAGACTGACAATCAGGATACGATGCATTAGCAGATGAAACAGCCATGCCATCTAAGATGGAATAGCCGTATTGAATCAACGCGGCAGATATGGCCGCTGAAGCAACACAAGCGAGAGGGTTTCGCAAACAAACACGATAATACGATTTCAATTTAGCCGGACTAATACCTACAGTCTTTGCAACCCTAACCCGGTTACCAAACCTATCCCTGGCATCGATAACAACACCGGCAGAACGCCCAGCATTATTAATGGAAGTAACTCCCCTCAAGGTAGCTTTCGAACCATCATTCAATGGCACGACATTCGTATTTGTAAAAATACTAGAGGGGAAGGCTGACTGTGATGAGCCAACCATAAAAAACAGGAGAATAGAAAGAAATAGCTGTTTTTTCATAGCGTTGAGAACTGAAGAATAAACAAAAGCATTCCACCAAAGAAGAATGACCAATAGTAAAGATCTGCCATATAACACCCTAATTAAAAAAAGGGGGCAAAGCCCCCCCCCCTATTTATCCGCGAAGTTGTGACAACAACATTCGAGCCCCAACAATTGAAACTTTCACTACGACAATAGCAGCGGCGATAGCGCCAATGCCTGTGATAATAGTTGAGAAGTCAATCGCTGAAGTAATTGCTGTAACTGCTGCTGAATCCATAAGATCATCCTTTAAATGTTAATAGACTTAATAAATAGCGAAGGCCCATGCCTGCCGCCCATATTGGCACTAGGCTAAAAAACCCAGCACCTATTGCACCTGCGATTAGAACCGGGTCTAAATCACCAGGATCAAATTCCGACTGAGATGGTTGAATAACAACCGCTTCCCAGCCGGTTGAGCACGTCAGGTCTGCGAGATTTATTGATTCATCACATACCAAGTAATAAGTCATTTTTCTCCCTGAATAACGCTCTGATAACGTGAAGCTTCAAGAGGTTACTGAGCTTTGGCTTTGGAAGCCGGATCTAAGCTCAGTTCAAATGGGTTCAGTTCCAAGTTCTTGTAGCGACCAACTTGAAAGGATGAAATAGACACGTTGTAGTCCCCGATTGGGTGGGCTTCTGAAGGCGCTTTTATTGGCAGCTCAATATGCTGCGGGTATGCGCCCCCAAGGTCTACATAGGCATTCTGAAAGTATCGAACGCCTTTCTGTGTGTTTCGAGACTGTGGTTGGTGGTGTCCATCAATGATGCTTACTTTTAACATTTCGCTTTCCTTTTTGTGGTTGCGTAGAGTTATTGACATGAATCCAAGGCGCAGCAAAGCTGCGCTTCAGGAATACAGCCGATGCCGTATGCGTTTCGAATCGATTGCGCGTACTTGTTTGGCTGAATATCAGGAAGCTCGACTTCGTGAGAATGAATTCTGACTTCTTCAAGTAGTTTGATTTCTTCAAGTAGATCGACAATGCCACTCATGATTTTCTGGCGAGCTGCTATGACTTTTCCATTGTCCCGAATCTCCCAAATATGTGTTCGACTTAACACAGTAATCCCAGCCATAAGCACGCCGACAACTCGGTCTTTGGCTTCATCGCCATATCTAGTCTCAGTGACGATTTGTATTTCACCTGTAGAGCGGTCTAGTTTTTCCGACTGACCGTAAGCAGGTTTAACTGGATATTGGTTTCGAGGAATATTTGGCCCTCCCATAGCTTTTACGAAAGCATGCCAATCGCCGTTGTCAGCAGCCGAGCGAATTTTCTCTAACGTTCCTTCTTGTTCGGTTATTTGTCTCAACTCTCTCCACACTGTCACGCTTGGCCCGCCTATTTGCTGAAATTGTCTGATTCGATGTGTTCTCGCCCAGGCTTCGATTCGTTCTGCAACAGCAATAGCGTCTTTGTTTTTGCAATTTCTTTTATCTGCTGCTGTCTCGGTGTTGTCTATTCCGTGCCCGTCTATGTTTTTGCATATGTACTTAATGATGTAACCGGTCGCTGAATACTCTTTTCCGGTTTTCGGGTTGATCCCTTTCTTCATTAGTTCAACATCTAACCGATGTTCTTCTGCACCGGTTTCGTCCGGTGAATCCATCAAGGCCCAGCGTCGAAAAATAGATATGATTTCTGGAATTTGTTCTGGTTTGGCGAAGAGTAAAAAGTGCCAGTGAGGTGTGCCGTCATGATGGGGTTCAACAACTCGAAAGCCATAGGGCTTAATGTTTTCACGCCCTAGCTTCGCTTGAATGCGGCCCCATAAGTTATTTAGATAGTCTTGAGCTTTTCGTGGAGTAGCCGACGAACAAAATTTGCTGTTTGCTACGACCTTATCGCGACCGCCTTTATTTCTAGCTTTTATGTAAACCATCCTATGAAAACGAGAAGGCGTGGTTAGTGTGAGAAAAACTCCGTCGTGTCCGAATTCATGGGCAATAAGTTCAAAGCCTTTGCATCTCGTAAGGGTCTCAAAACGTCTGATTACCGGGTTGGATACTGTCTTATCTGCGAGCTGCGCCAACGTGTATTGTTCATCGAGCTCATTGATGGCTATTTGGCTTTCGAGATAATCGCGATTGTTTCGTTTTTGCTGACGGTGTTTATTTAAAGCAATCGTCGAACAGTAACTCTGTTTCTTACCGTGTACTTGGCGAAGTTCTCTGGCGACTGCATCAATAGAGGTATTTTGAATTTTTTTGAGATTTCGTTTCCACCACTTGCCACAGCTGAGACGTGACAAACATGGGGCTAGGCTACCTCCATACTTCTTGGGGTCTGGAGCTTCTACGTTGTATGAACTTGCAATACGTGAACACTCTATAAAGGCGTTAGATTCGACATAGAACGCCTTTGTGATCTCCGTGCATTGCTTGGCAAGCTTTTCGGAAAGTGCAACTAGATCAGAATTATCGGCAAGAAAGTTAAAGTCTTTAATATGGAGTTTTTTGTCTAAAACACGAAGACGAGTGTTGGCCTCGACATGAGAGAGTTGTGTCGCAATGTAATGATATTCAGCTCTAATGGCCGGTGCTAAATCTGGGTATTTGGAGATAATATCA
It contains:
- the intA_1 gene encoding Prophage integrase IntA, whose product is MTTHKQLLALSPREKRYRHFVGESLYLNVFPNGTKSWGYKFYFSQAERSISLGQFPSVSLKQAREAKVDTRRLIDKGIDPVSYRKRQKMHKKAREENQFQYVSLEWLHKSLDDWSDLYGLQVGRLKENYLDTAFNKRPIDEISPPELLEVLRKIEARGTLETAQRVFSIASRIFRYAVATGRVKRDITTDLRGALKTPKPKHLAAITCPKEFGQFLKKIDEYWGTPQVANALRMAPHVFVRPGELRKAKWSEFDFIKRRWLIPAERMKMRADHIVPLTPQVIAILEDQRQYSGKRQYVFPSPAKPQKPLSENALPVALKKLGYGEKASAHGFRASARTLLDEELQFPIDWIEQQLAHQVRDSLGRAYNRTTHIKGRTDMMTAWSNYLDELKHPHQ
- the intA_2 gene encoding Prophage integrase IntA; the encoded protein is MKLTNAQVRALKPQDKAYKIADGAGLYLNVAKTGTKSWRFKYVFNNKEQTLTIGLYPEITLKRAREKHFEAKQMLQEGINPSQHKQKMKKLQDDAGKNSFDYIAMEWFEKEKDNWSSSHRNRIESLLVKDICPFIGKQALDNLSAPDILGTLRKIEKRGAIETAHRAKYIIGQVSRYGIATGRCERDYTPDLKGALKRPVEKHLASITDPKRVADLLNAIDEYEGTPFVRNALMLAPLVFVRPGELRQAEWTEINFEKARWEIPAEKMKMRQPHIVPLSDQALAILNEQHERTSHRQYVFPGFVSPRKPMSDNTMRSALRRMGFGNTEMSVHGFRAMARTLLDEELNYRIEWIEQQLAHSVRDANGRAYNRTTYLKQRTEMMQGWADYLDQLKTEAVKQLAS
- the zot gene encoding Zona occludens toxin; translation: MPISAYVGLPRSGKSYSVVEHVILPALKSGREVLSNIPMNDDVVFEEFGVLPTYFETQQALDNPSFFDDVPHGAIVILDEAWRLWPSGIKANNARDGDKAFLAEHGHRSANGHVIEVILVTQDLTQIASFARNLIETTYRTVKLSAVGQDNRFRVDIYQGAVSGPNPPKRLRSDQRFGSYQESVYKYYVSQTQGDGQHSSEAKSDKRSNILTAAWLKWGIVLMVSLSILSFFGLKQVYQGYANAGQSKGAEESTSSGIPVVNPVVISDKSIVRPKPSKPDYLEGREIEITWNMGRYPDIDYRFRVSKGSSYFELSESDIQRLGYSLSAINQCLVVIKRELSSHLATCHASDKSDSLVNFDWGVSSEEG